One stretch of Clavelina lepadiformis chromosome 6, kaClaLepa1.1, whole genome shotgun sequence DNA includes these proteins:
- the LOC143462935 gene encoding peroxiredoxin-like, with protein sequence MSTGKASIGKPAPQFTATAVVCGDFKNISLSNYSGKYVVLFFYPLDFTFVCPTEIIAFADRLKEFQEIGCELLACSTDSEFSHHAWMNVPRKRGGIGSIPLPLIADKNMAISRDYGVLEEDSGVAYRGLFIIDDKGILRQITINDMPVGRSVDETLRLVKALQFTDKHGEVCPAGWKPGQDTIKPDLDGSKQFFEKQ encoded by the coding sequence ATGTCAACCGGAAAAGCTTCAATTGGAAAGCCTGCTCCTCAGTTCACCGCGACAGCAGTTGTATGTGGTGATTTCAAGAATATCTCGCTGAGCAACTACTCGGGAAAATATGTCGTACTCTTCTTCTACCCGTTGGACTTCACTTTTGTTTGTCCGACCGAGATCATCGCATTTGCTGATCGTTTGAAGGAGTTCCAAGAGATTGGATGTGAACTCTTGGCTTGTTCAACTGATTCCGAGTTCAGTCATCACGCTTGGATGAACGTGCCTCGAAAGCGCGGTGGCATAGGCTCAATTCCATTGCCGTTGATTGCCGATAAAAATATGGCTATCTCACGTGATTACGGTGTTCTTGAAGAAGATTCGGGCGTCGCTTATAGAGGCCTCTTTATCATTGATGACAAGGGCATCTTGAGGCAGATTACTATCAATGACATGCCTGTTGGAAGGTCAGTCGATGAAACTCTGAGATTGGTCAAAGCTCTCCAATTCACGGATAAGCACGGCGAGGTCTGTCCTGCAGGTTGGAAGCCGGGCCAAGACACCATTAAACCTGATTTGGATGGAAGCaagcaattttttgaaaagcaataa
- the LOC143463157 gene encoding uncharacterized protein LOC143463157, with the protein MEYLDCSRSARKIDPARTIRYRRADPRSTNIILGYDRDFWETTNHRVQHEVKRGCKHLGKLVKGERRMTSTRKRDMLQSTLSLGNAVNDWKTESNHYQRHDLRSWGPRALVQKDSYAWTDADRRKLAAMRDAKNSQVAPVLSHYVKLPPIYAKTSGAYPNGHVTDYPASVDRDEEELMKQRRGRSRRVKKEDEEDDI; encoded by the exons ATGGAGTATTTg GATTGTAGCCGGTCCGCAAGGAAGATAGATCCAGCTCGTACCATCCGGTACAGAAGGGCAGACCCCAGGTCAACCAATATCATCCTTGGATACGACAGAGACTTTTGGGAGACGACCAACCAC AGAGTTCAGCACGAGGTAAAAAGAGGCTGCAAACATCTGGGAAAACTCGTTAAAGGCGAGAGAAGGATGACGTCAACAAGAAAGCGAGACATGCTGCAGTCTACCCTGTCGCTAGGCAACGCTGTGAATGACTGGAAAACCGAATCGAAT CATTATCAAAGACACGACTTACGGTCTTGGGGCCCGCGTGCGTTGGTCCAGAAAGATTCCTACGCATGGACGGACGCCGACCGTCGGAAGCTAGCGGCGATGCGAGACGCGAAAAACTCGCAAGTGGCTCCTGTGCTTTCTCATTACGTAAAATTACCTCCGATTTACGCGAAAACATCAGGTGCTTACCCGAATGGTCACGTGACCGATTATCCGGCAAGTGTCGACCGCGATGAGGAAGAGTTGATGAAGCAACGAAGAGGAAGGAGTCGTCGCGTCAAGAAAGAAGATGAAGAGGATGATATTTGA
- the LOC143463156 gene encoding uncharacterized protein LOC143463156 isoform X1: MRPDAHKKKNSAQYKKKQGLSKGAGNIKSTETKEHDNTWGNKPSENSSNEVSRRGVGEHNGGENFSRRVIGSNWDRYDEPEEVLEEETGSDFNDLVTAAGGFYSHMKLSTEKEWETAQNLDDILTIDFQKLAGSLSQLSFFERLGLNEKEFEPSLVALLNGDDGTVEDQRTGVKSAFKFSNYNFDFSNPSTTSTLTSSDNNQTNSVIKTKKKAAPMIEEGFDIAENRLAVVEFEEVITVEKEKEDFPEVAKSACDDKKPDSAAEDLETELDVLLSGTAAPQGDTESSTSKKTTLQAKQGIATQIASPFTAATKERADENDDLEEWLDSII; encoded by the exons ATGAGACCTGACGCGCATAAGAAGAAAAATAGTGCTCAGTACAAGAAGAAACAAGGATTGTCAAAAG GTGCTGGAAATATAAAATCAACTGAAACCAAAGAACATGACAATACCTGGGGGAACAAACCCAGtgaaaattcttcaaatgAG GTCTCAAGAAGAGGAGTTGGCGAGCACAATGGTGGTGAAAATTTTTCGAGGCGTGTCATCGGGAGCAACTGGGATCGATACGATGAGCCGGAAGAAGTGTTGGAGGAGGAAACTGGATCTGATTTCAATGATCTTGTCACCGCTGCAG gtgGCTTTTACTCTCACATGAAGTTATCAACAGAAAAAGAATGGGAAACTGCACAG AACTTGGATGATATTTTGACCATCGACTTTCAAAAATTAGCCGGTTCACTCAGCCAGTTGTCATTTTTTGAAAGACTTGGATTGAATGAGAAAGAGTTTGAG cCATCCCTTGTAGCTTTGCTGAATGGTGATGATGGTACCGTTGAAGATCAACGTACTGGCGTAAAAAgtgctttcaaattttcaaattacaattttgacttttcaAACCCCAGCACTACAAGCACTCTCACCAGCAGTGACAATAATCAAACAAATTCAGTCAttaaaacaaagaagaaaGCAGCTCCGATGATTGAAGAGGGATTTGACATCGCCGAAAACCGTCTTGCCGTGGTAGAGTTTGAAGAAGTCATCACagttgaaaaagaaaaggaagATTTTCCCGAAGTTGCGAAAAGCGCTTGTGATGACAAAAAACCTGACAGTGCTGcagaagatttggaaactgaaCTGGACGTCCTATTGTCTGGAACAGCCGCCCCCCAAGGTGATACAGAGTCTAGTACAA GTAAGAAAACTACTCTACAAGCAAAGCAAGGTATCGCAACCCAGATTGCATCGCCATTTACTGCTGCTACGAAAG AACGTGCAGATGAAAATGATGATTTAGAAGAATGGCTGGATTCAATAATATGA
- the LOC143463156 gene encoding uncharacterized protein LOC143463156 isoform X2 — protein sequence MRPDAHKKKNSAQYKKKQGLSKGAGNIKSTETKEHDNTWGNKPSENSSNEVSRRGVGEHNGGENFSRRVIGSNWDRYDEPEEVLEEETGSDFNDLVTAAGGFYSHMKLSTEKEWETAQNLDDILTIDFQKLAGSLSQLSFFERLGLNEKEFEPSLVALLNGDDGTVEDQRTGVKSAFKFSNYNFDFSNPSTTSTLTSSDNNQTNSVIKTKKKAAPMIEEGFDIAENRLAVVEFEEVITVEKEKEDFPEVAKSACDDKKPDSAAEDLETELDVLLSGTAAPQGKKTTLQAKQGIATQIASPFTAATKERADENDDLEEWLDSII from the exons ATGAGACCTGACGCGCATAAGAAGAAAAATAGTGCTCAGTACAAGAAGAAACAAGGATTGTCAAAAG GTGCTGGAAATATAAAATCAACTGAAACCAAAGAACATGACAATACCTGGGGGAACAAACCCAGtgaaaattcttcaaatgAG GTCTCAAGAAGAGGAGTTGGCGAGCACAATGGTGGTGAAAATTTTTCGAGGCGTGTCATCGGGAGCAACTGGGATCGATACGATGAGCCGGAAGAAGTGTTGGAGGAGGAAACTGGATCTGATTTCAATGATCTTGTCACCGCTGCAG gtgGCTTTTACTCTCACATGAAGTTATCAACAGAAAAAGAATGGGAAACTGCACAG AACTTGGATGATATTTTGACCATCGACTTTCAAAAATTAGCCGGTTCACTCAGCCAGTTGTCATTTTTTGAAAGACTTGGATTGAATGAGAAAGAGTTTGAG cCATCCCTTGTAGCTTTGCTGAATGGTGATGATGGTACCGTTGAAGATCAACGTACTGGCGTAAAAAgtgctttcaaattttcaaattacaattttgacttttcaAACCCCAGCACTACAAGCACTCTCACCAGCAGTGACAATAATCAAACAAATTCAGTCAttaaaacaaagaagaaaGCAGCTCCGATGATTGAAGAGGGATTTGACATCGCCGAAAACCGTCTTGCCGTGGTAGAGTTTGAAGAAGTCATCACagttgaaaaagaaaaggaagATTTTCCCGAAGTTGCGAAAAGCGCTTGTGATGACAAAAAACCTGACAGTGCTGcagaagatttggaaactgaaCTGGACGTCCTATTGTCTGGAACAGCCGCCCCCCAAG GTAAGAAAACTACTCTACAAGCAAAGCAAGGTATCGCAACCCAGATTGCATCGCCATTTACTGCTGCTACGAAAG AACGTGCAGATGAAAATGATGATTTAGAAGAATGGCTGGATTCAATAATATGA
- the LOC143462947 gene encoding uncharacterized protein LOC143462947: MLHIIIKISPAILFVTFYQVCAYNEELLHRACRQEDGLFLCKDGSQCMERFYVKDVLAHCADKSDELFGSLNCTDDEVQCRFTGQCSARTQKNNGLDCRLEQLMIPCFSNKEFTCAKTKLCIERWKVMDGNDDCSSNTIRDTSDEQTMLPSCNDLEYACDVTENQPRRCIPRDWVMDGAQDCLAGDDERTPFMDCFNETEFLCPKQGRCISRYRVMDKFEDCNDGTDELGPLLCNSTLEFRCQVNGRCIPRSWRGNKLNDCFDWSDEEDLYSNESCQTHEFLCHNMKRCIPTSYLCDGIDHCGDCTDEIENCEEPRMFRCSGNETGKCINWEYSCDQYRDCSDFSDDITSITGFKCESKVTADYSRYCVIPQWTLESSYSSCNDNSDICYRNETFQCARCLNNKTVIAPRQICDGVVDCPDLTDECLCFQYQHKQTNQVCERVCYGFDSNECSQCGPGELLCPEDKVCLSKNKICNGVIDCPLSGLDEKACTDQRTTGTTSIVPDFRCPDISAKDKTLLGFLNLPVPLTTFVPLEAIRCNGIVECAFFEDECSDEANCTDKPRVCKEIPLETSSPNYSFGSISLEFTSRRCSNDFRQIIAGWSVCNGILECLESGLDEKYCPDRIKCDAGEIKWLVGLGETRKLVSVSKDKECDLVADCLDYADEKNCSTDTHFYCENGKPLFVPRTRVVDGKPDCDDQSDECPESYFVQTGISSREELIKLLAFRILIWFMALCALVGNALVAIWTIRSLDFKSFGSSGKSSVGKVNKLLILNLSVSDFLMGIALLIIVIETVIFSGKYCLNDKPWRSGQTCQLIGVLVALSSETSVLTLVCLASYRLYTIYWPYQSRFVRLRVLAIWLLIVWCTSLAVAVLPLAASLSRDMITSMWIENNKFFLTDILSFSDLKKFAQRITILKGVNSSQHLPNDWYGLVDYLTITFPDEAPKVKAYFGYYGSSGLCIPRFYRTTGDTSDINTLSSVVITFNFVAMVYIAACYTAVFKRTTKQRVGQSNSEAQQRRQRHTQRKITALILTDMCCWLPICIMTFLSMAGMSLEPAAYAASAVILLPINSSINPIIYTDVIPRLVKAFKANCARVKYSQKKNRKRLKEVSQTSNQSAPNTKTAQASSVL; the protein is encoded by the exons ATGctacatattattattaaaataagCCCGGCGATTCTCTTTGTGACTTTTTACCAAG TTTGCGCATACAACGAGGAGTTGCTGCATAGAGCATGCAGGCAAGAGGATGGCTTGTTTCTTTGCAAAGATGGATCTCAATGCATGGAGAGGTTCTATGTGAAAGATGTCTTGGCACACTGCGCCGACAAAAGTGACGAGCTATTTG GATCGCTAAACTGTACGGACGACGAAGTGCAGTGCCGATTCACAGGACAATGTTCTGCCCGCACACAAAAGAATAACGGATTGGATTGTCGGCTTGAACAACTCATGATTCCCTGTTTCTCGAATAAGG AGTTCACTTGCGCGAAAACAAAACTCTGCATTGAGAGATGGAAAGTAATGGATGGAAACGACGACTGTAGCAGCAACACCATACGAGATACAAGCGATGAACAAACTATGTTGCCTTCATGTAACGATCTCGAATACGCTTGTGACGTAACCGAGAATCAACCACGTCGTTGTATTCCCAGAGATTGGGTCATGGACGGGGCACAAGACTGCTTGGCGGGCGATGACGAAAGAACGCCGTTTATGGATTGTTTCAACGAGACCGAATTTCTTTGTCCGAAACAAGGCAGATGCATTTCAAGATACCGTGTCATGGACAAGTTTGAAGACTGCAACGACGGGACAGATGAGCTTGGCCCGCTGCTGTGCAACTCGACACTGGAGTTTCGTTGCCAAGTGAACGGTCGTTGCATTCCCCGTTCTTGGCGCGGAAATAAACTGAACGACTGTTTTGACTGGAGCGATGAAGAAGATCTGTATTCTAACGAATCTTGTCAAACTCACGAATTCTTATGTCATAACATGAAGAGATGTATACCAACATCATACCTGTGTGACGGCATAGACCACTGCGGAGACTGCACAGATGAGATTGAGAATTGTGAGGAGCCTAGGATGTTTCGGTGTTCGGGAAATGAAACCGGAAAATGCATCAATTGGGAATATTCGTGCGACCAATATCGCGATTGTTCAGATTTTTCGGACGACATTACTTCGATAACCGGATTTAAATGTGAATCTAAAGTAACTGCAGATTACAGTCGTTATTGTGTTATACCACAGTGGACCCTTGAGAGTTCATACTCATCTTGCAATGACAACTCAGATATTTGCTACAGAAACGAAACGTTTCAGTGTGCCCGGTGTCTAAACAACAAAACTGTAATTGCACCGCGACAAATCTGCGACGGTGTCGTGGATTGCCCAGATCTAACGGACGAATGCCTTTGCTTTCAATATCAACACAAGCAAACTAATCAGGTCTGTGAACGAGTTTGTTATGGATTCGATTCCAACGAATGTTCGCAATGTGGACCTGGAGAACTGTTGTGTCCTGAAGATAAAGTTTGTTTATCTAAGAATAAGATATGCAACGGTGTTATTGATTGTCCGCTGTCTGGACTGGATGAAAAAGCTTGCACAGATCAAAGAACTACTGGGACTACGTCAATTGTTCCTGATTTCCGCTGTCCGGATATATCTGCCAAAGACAAAACACTTCTTGGATTCTTAAACTTGCCTGTACCTTTAACGACTTTTGTTCCCCTTGAAGCAATAAG ATGCAACGGCATCGTAGAATGCGCTTTCTTTGAAGACGAATGCAGCGATGAAGCCAACTGCACTGACAAGCCGCGAGTTTGCAAAGAAATTCCGCTAGAA ACGTCTTCTCCCAACTACTCGTTTGGATCAATTTCATTGGAGTTCACATCTCGCAGATGTTCTAACGACTTTCGTCAAATCATTGCTGGTTGGTCGGTCTGTAATGGTATTCTAGAATGTTTAGAGAGTGGCCTGGACGAAAAATACTGTCCGGATAGAATTAAATGTGATGCAGGAGAAATAAAATGGCTAGTAG GTCTAGGTGAAACAAGAAAATTAGTTAGCGTTTCAAAGGACAAAGAATGCGACTTGGTGGCTGATTGTCTCGATTACGCTGATGAAAAGAACTGCAGCACAGACACACATTTTTATTGCGAAAATGGAAAACCGCTTTTTGTTCCGAGGACAAGAGTAGTCGACGGTAAACCGGATTGTGACGACCAGTCGGATGAGTGTCCTGAATCTTACTTCGTGCAAACCGGTATCTCGTCAAGGGAAGAACTCATCAAGCTGCTCGCGTTTCGAATTCTTATCTGGTTCATGGCGTTGTGCGCTCTCGTTGGTAACGCTCTTGTTGCAATTTGGACCATAAGGTCACTGGACTTTAAATCGTTCGGATCCTCAGGGAAGTCAAGTGTTGGAAAAGTGAACAAACTACTGATTTTGAACCTGTCCGTATCGGATTTTCTCATGGGCATCGCCCTGCTTATAATCGTTATTGAAACTGTGATATTTTCTGGTAAATATTGCTTGAACGATAAACCTTGGCGGAGTGGACAAACCTGCCAGTTAATTGGAGTATTAGTCGCTTTGTCAAGTGAAACTTCCGTGCTGACCTTGGTTTGTCTTGCTAGTTATCGTCTGTACACCATATACTGGCCTTACCAAAGTCGGTTTGTAAGGCTACGCGTGTTGGCAATCTGGTTGTTAATCGTCTGGTGTACTTCGCTTGCGGTTGCAGTTTTGCCATTGGCCGCTTCACTGTCACGTGATATGATTACTAGTATGTGGATCGAAAACAACAAATTCTTTCTCACTGATATTCTTTCGTTTTCTGACTTGAAGAAATTTGCTCAAAGGATCACAATTTTGAAAGGAGTGAATTCATCACAACATTTACCGAATGATTGGTATGGTTTGGTAGATTATCTAACCATAACTTTCCCGGACGAAGCACCAAAAGTAAAAGCATATTTCGGTTATTACGGTTCAAGTGGTTTGTGTATTCCTAGGTTTTACAGAACCACAGGAGACACGTCTGATATCAACACTTTGTCATCGGTTGTGATCACTTTTAACTTTGTGGCGATGGTCTACATTGCTGCTTGCTACACAGCTGTGTTCAAGCGAACGACAAAACAGCGAGTTGGCCAAAGCAACTCAGAAGCACAACAACGCAGACAACGGCACACACAACGAAAGATCACCGCTCTTATATTAACCGACATGTGTTGTTGGCTTCCTATTTGCATCATGACGTTTCTAAGCATGGCGGGTATGTCATTGGAACCTGCAGCTTATGCCGCATCGGCGGTGATATTACTCCCGATCAACAGCTCAATCAACCCGATCATATACACGGATGTGATTCCTCGACTCGTGAAAGCGTTTAAAGCAAATTGTGCCAGGGTCAAATACTCACAAAAGAAAAACCGAAAAAGATTGAAAGAAGTTTCCCAAACTTCAAACCAGAGTGCACCAAACACGAAAACGGCCCAAGCCTCCTCTGTTTTGTGA
- the LOC143462948 gene encoding inhibitor of apoptosis protein-like yields the protein MNIIETSGRTSSINQESGGNEELFPCFDPCSPAMCSIESRCTTFREWPNHILASRRELAEAGFLYLREGDKVKCFYCNGVLHRWNLNEDPWIEHAKWFPNCEYVLRHKGITFVEDVVAQFRNAARPAHARQRRVPVEHLPELPRSHHHVIFHIKYAYVIQRTRTDCSLS from the exons ATGAATATAATAGAAACATCCGGCAGAACTTCCTCTATCAACCAAGAGAGCGGCGG AAATGAAGAGCTCTTCCCGTGTTTCGACCCTTGCAGTCCGGCGATGTGCTCCATAGAGAGTCGATGTACTACTTTTCGTGAGTGGCCTAACCATATTTTGGCGTCACGAAGAGAGCTCGCCGAAGCTGGTTTCCTTTATTTGAGAGAAGGCGACAAAGTAAAGTGCTTCTACTGCAACGGAGTCCTGCACCGATGGAACCTAAACGAAGACCCGTGGATAGAACATGCAAAATGGTTTCCTAA TTGCGAATACGTTCTCCGACACAAAGGCATCACTTTTGTGGAAGACGTGGTGGCACAATTCCGAAATGCAGCCAGACCAGCCCACGCCAGGCAACGAAGAGTTCCGGTTGAACATTTGCCAGAACTTCCCCGTTCCCATCATCACGTGATATTTCACATCAAGTATGCTTACGTCATTCAGCGTACCCGCACAGACTGCAGTTTAAGTTAA